The window CTGATATTGAGAATGAAGTTCGCAATAAGTTGGAAGCTAACATTACCAAAGGTCAATTAACTGTTGATTCTAAGGAAGGTGTTGTCACTGTAGCCGGAACAGTTCCTAATCAACAAGATTTAGCTAAAATTGCACCTTTGGCACAGGAAATTAAAGGTGTGAAAAGCGTAAATGTGAAAGCAACTGTTGCTCCTGCACAACCAGGAACTAATAATTAAAAATTTGCAACGCATCTACTTAAAATAAATATCCCCGACTTCTTAAAGAGGTCGGGGATATTTATTTACAAATTTTTTAAAGCCGTTACTAATTTTTCCAATTGCTCTGTTTGATGAGTTGCCATTACAGAAATCCGAATTCGACTAGTAGGAACCGTTGGGGGACGAATTGCTGGAGCAAAGATTCCCGCTTCTTTTAACTTAATTCCTGCCGCTAATGCAGTTGCGGCATCTTTGAGTTGTAAACATAAAATTGCTGATTCTGAAGGTAACAATTTTATATTAGGTAATTCTTGAGCAATTAACAGTTTTAGAGTTTCTATATTTTGCCATAATTGAAAGCGACGTTCTGGTTCTTGTTGGACAATTTTAATTGCTTCCAGGGCAGCAGCCGTATCAGCTGGTGATAATCCAGTAGTGTAAATCCAAGTAGGAGCGCGATTTCGCAAAAAATCAATTAATGTTGATGACCCTGCAACATAACCACCTAAACTTCCCAACGCTTTACTTAATGTGCCGATTTGAATTAGTTGGCGATCGGTACAATTAAAATGTTCGACACATCCGGCACCATTTTTGCCTAAAACTCCGGTTGCGTGGGCTTCATCAACTAATACCATGCAGTGAAAATGTTCGGCTAAATCTAATATTTTTGGTAAGGGGCATAAATCCCCATCCATACTAAATACAGTATCGGTAATAATTAAGCAGCGACGGTATTTTTCTCGATGTTGTTTTAGCTGATTTTCTAAGTCGGCGATGTGGCAATGTTCGTAATCAAGTATTGTGGCTCCGCTGAGAATTGCACCATTTTTGAGGCTAGAGTGATTGTATCGATCGCAAAGAATTAAATCTCTTTTGCCGACTACAGAAGCGATCGCACCTAAGTTGGCCATATATCCAGAACTAAATACAAGTGCGGCTTCTGTTTGTTTCAAAGAAGCGATCGCTTTTTCCAATTCTCGATGTAGTTGGCGATGTCCGCTTAGTAACCGCGAACCTGTGCTTCCTGTACCGTATTTTTCTGTAGCAAATATAGCAGCCGCAATTAAAGATCGATCGCCTGCTAGACCTAAATAATCATTACTGGCAAAATTAATTACGGTGCGTCCTTCTAGTTGCACAATAGCACCAGGAAGACTAGAAATAGTTTGCTCAAAACGATACCAATCTGCACGGTGAATTGTAGTTAGAGATGGTTCTATCCAAGCGTAAGGATCGATCG is drawn from Phormidium ambiguum IAM M-71 and contains these coding sequences:
- the bioF gene encoding 8-amino-7-oxononanoate synthase, giving the protein MSIDPYAWIEPSLTTIHRADWYRFEQTISSLPGAIVQLEGRTVINFASNDYLGLAGDRSLIAAAIFATEKYGTGSTGSRLLSGHRQLHRELEKAIASLKQTEAALVFSSGYMANLGAIASVVGKRDLILCDRYNHSSLKNGAILSGATILDYEHCHIADLENQLKQHREKYRRCLIITDTVFSMDGDLCPLPKILDLAEHFHCMVLVDEAHATGVLGKNGAGCVEHFNCTDRQLIQIGTLSKALGSLGGYVAGSSTLIDFLRNRAPTWIYTTGLSPADTAAALEAIKIVQQEPERRFQLWQNIETLKLLIAQELPNIKLLPSESAILCLQLKDAATALAAGIKLKEAGIFAPAIRPPTVPTSRIRISVMATHQTEQLEKLVTALKNL